From the Phycisphaerales bacterium AB-hyl4 genome, one window contains:
- a CDS encoding cytochrome C oxidase subunit IV family protein gives MMENRDPDNIDHSQVPQASSTTELRAPGIAADEPHDEHIHVVPMSLLVGIFVALLVLTVVTVLAIYIEAGDLNVWIALAIAVVKAALVALYFMHLRWDSMFNGMVLIASLLFVAIFIGFAITDSTEYRRNLTPPPGVQAPQ, from the coding sequence ATGATGGAAAACCGCGACCCCGACAACATCGACCACAGCCAGGTTCCGCAGGCCAGCAGCACGACCGAGCTTCGCGCGCCCGGCATTGCGGCGGATGAGCCGCATGATGAGCACATCCACGTCGTGCCGATGTCGCTGCTGGTTGGCATCTTCGTCGCGCTGCTGGTGCTGACGGTGGTGACGGTGCTGGCAATCTATATTGAAGCGGGCGATCTGAACGTGTGGATCGCGCTGGCGATCGCGGTGGTGAAGGCGGCGCTGGTGGCGTTGTACTTCATGCACCTTCGCTGGGATTCGATGTTCAACGGCATGGTGCTGATCGCGTCGCTGCTGTTCGTGGCGATCTTCATCGGGTTTGCGATTACGGACTCGACGGAATATCGCCGAAACCTGACGCCGCCGCCGGGTGTTCAGGCGCCGCAGT
- a CDS encoding cytochrome c oxidase subunit 3, producing the protein MSDTANHDHHDHPPHLAHHFDNPRQQFESGKLGMWVFLATEILMFGGLFCAYAVYRANNPDVFLYAHESLNTFWGTVNTVILLASSFTMAWGVRAAQLGQKQLLVTLLCLTLLGGTGFMIIKGIEYTEKWEDAKWVGTWNQYHPGFGQPEDEAPADFGAGVEPEAGVVPEDSPRVEDAEAEAAPGTIDTAPAASGFARPRLADDRVSMIRPAAAASAGVRPEVIEGDDIPTVRPGYPTREQMGPLDRDRTHIFYQIYYLMTGLHGIHVLIGMGLIGWIAVRAVFGHFGPAYYTPVDLVGLYWHLVDLIWIFLFPLLYLIH; encoded by the coding sequence ATGAGTGATACCGCAAACCACGACCACCACGACCACCCGCCGCATTTGGCGCACCATTTCGACAACCCTCGACAGCAGTTCGAGTCGGGGAAGCTCGGGATGTGGGTGTTTCTGGCGACTGAGATTCTGATGTTCGGCGGGCTGTTCTGTGCCTACGCCGTGTACCGGGCGAACAACCCGGACGTGTTCCTGTATGCCCATGAATCGTTGAACACGTTCTGGGGCACGGTGAACACGGTGATCCTGCTGGCCAGTTCGTTCACGATGGCGTGGGGCGTGCGGGCGGCGCAGCTGGGGCAGAAGCAGTTGCTGGTGACGCTGCTGTGCCTGACGTTGCTCGGCGGCACGGGGTTCATGATCATCAAAGGCATTGAGTACACGGAGAAGTGGGAAGACGCGAAGTGGGTGGGGACGTGGAACCAGTACCACCCCGGTTTCGGTCAGCCGGAGGACGAAGCGCCGGCCGACTTTGGTGCGGGGGTGGAGCCGGAGGCGGGCGTGGTGCCGGAGGACTCGCCGCGCGTGGAGGATGCCGAAGCGGAAGCCGCGCCGGGGACGATCGACACGGCCCCTGCTGCGTCGGGCTTTGCAAGGCCGCGGCTTGCCGACGATCGCGTGTCGATGATTCGGCCGGCGGCGGCAGCTTCGGCGGGCGTTCGGCCGGAGGTGATTGAAGGCGACGACATCCCAACAGTTCGGCCGGGCTACCCGACGCGCGAGCAGATGGGCCCGCTGGACCGGGACCGAACGCATATTTTCTATCAGATCTACTACCTGATGACGGGTCTGCACGGCATTCACGTGCTGATCGGCATGGGGCTGATCGGGTGGATCGCGGTGCGTGCGGTGTTCGGCCACTTCGGGCCGGCATACTACACGCCGGTCGATCTGGTCGGGTTGTACTGGCACTTGGTTGACCTGATCTGGATCTTCCTGTTCCCGCTGCTGTACCTGATTCACTGA
- a CDS encoding cbb3-type cytochrome c oxidase subunit I has protein sequence MSSIPNNVPTDVYGREVKRQPGDHYLNHGKGIKSWLLTLDHKRIGIMYMIVVLTAFLLGGIFALLLRTELISPGLTLGPVLGLNEDETFDFYNHMFTLHGAVMVFLFIIPAVPAILGNFVLPLMLGAKDVAFPRLNLLSWYFYMAGLVFFVWVLLSGVLSSAGLIPDSWGFGLDTGWTFYTPYSTDTNTAVTAAVMGAFILGFSSILTGVNFIASIHMLRAPGLTWFRLPLFLWALYATSIIQILATPVLAITLLLLIAERLLQVGIFDPALGGDPVLYQHFFWFYSHPAVYIMILPAFGIISEVIAAFSRKHIFGYKFIAFSSVAIALLGFIVWGHHMFVSGQSPVANAIFSLLTFSVAVPSAIKVFNWVTTMYKGAIRLDTPMLYAIGFLGMFLIGGLTGLFLGSLGTDVHLHDTYFVVAHFHFVMVGSMMFAFLAGMYFWWPKIFGKMYCEWAGRLGAVVVFIGFIATFYIQFVAGSQGMPRRYATYPDMFWTHHFVSTLGAYLLGLGLFWVLGTWIHSLVKGKAAPANPWGHNSLEWHTVSPPPHENFAVTPRGSDPYHFDDWHYDKDLDTYVLDLKEEKPAPASDAPHTPTTTG, from the coding sequence ATGTCATCGATTCCCAACAACGTGCCGACGGATGTCTACGGCCGCGAGGTGAAGCGCCAGCCCGGCGACCACTATCTCAATCACGGCAAGGGCATCAAGTCGTGGCTGCTGACGCTGGACCATAAGCGTATCGGCATCATGTACATGATTGTCGTGCTCACGGCGTTTCTGCTGGGCGGCATTTTCGCGCTGCTGTTGCGGACGGAGCTGATCTCGCCGGGCCTGACGCTCGGGCCGGTGCTGGGCCTGAACGAGGACGAGACGTTCGACTTCTACAACCACATGTTCACGCTGCATGGTGCGGTGATGGTGTTTTTGTTCATCATCCCGGCGGTGCCTGCGATCCTTGGTAACTTTGTGCTGCCGTTGATGCTGGGAGCCAAAGACGTGGCGTTCCCGCGGTTGAACCTGCTCAGCTGGTACTTCTACATGGCGGGGCTGGTGTTCTTCGTGTGGGTGCTGTTGTCGGGTGTGCTGTCGAGCGCGGGGTTGATCCCGGACAGTTGGGGGTTCGGCCTGGATACGGGCTGGACGTTCTACACCCCCTACTCGACGGACACGAACACGGCCGTGACCGCCGCGGTGATGGGCGCGTTCATCCTGGGCTTCAGCTCGATCCTGACGGGTGTGAACTTCATCGCGTCGATCCACATGCTGCGAGCGCCGGGGCTGACATGGTTCCGCTTGCCGCTGTTTTTGTGGGCGTTGTATGCGACGAGCATCATTCAGATTCTCGCGACGCCGGTGCTGGCGATCACGCTGCTGTTGCTGATTGCCGAGCGTCTGTTGCAGGTGGGCATTTTTGATCCGGCGCTGGGCGGCGACCCGGTGTTGTACCAGCACTTTTTCTGGTTCTACAGCCACCCGGCGGTGTACATCATGATTCTGCCGGCGTTCGGCATCATCAGCGAAGTGATCGCGGCGTTCAGCCGAAAGCATATTTTCGGCTACAAGTTCATCGCGTTCAGCTCGGTGGCGATCGCGTTGCTGGGCTTCATCGTGTGGGGCCACCACATGTTCGTGTCGGGCCAGTCGCCGGTGGCGAACGCGATCTTCTCGCTGCTGACGTTCTCGGTGGCGGTGCCGTCGGCGATCAAGGTGTTCAACTGGGTGACGACGATGTACAAGGGGGCGATTCGGCTGGACACGCCGATGCTCTACGCGATCGGCTTCCTGGGCATGTTCCTGATCGGCGGGCTGACGGGGTTGTTCCTCGGCTCGCTGGGGACGGACGTTCACCTGCACGACACGTATTTTGTTGTGGCGCACTTTCACTTCGTGATGGTGGGCTCGATGATGTTCGCGTTCCTTGCGGGGATGTACTTCTGGTGGCCGAAGATTTTCGGCAAGATGTATTGCGAGTGGGCCGGCCGACTGGGTGCGGTGGTGGTGTTCATCGGCTTTATCGCGACGTTCTACATTCAGTTCGTCGCGGGCAGCCAGGGGATGCCGCGTCGTTATGCGACGTATCCGGACATGTTCTGGACGCACCATTTCGTGTCGACGCTGGGTGCGTACCTGCTGGGCCTCGGTTTGTTCTGGGTACTGGGCACGTGGATTCACTCGCTGGTGAAGGGCAAGGCAGCGCCGGCGAACCCGTGGGGTCATAATTCGTTGGAGTGGCATACCGTTTCGCCGCCGCCGCATGAGAACTTTGCGGTGACGCCGCGCGGGTCGGACCCGTACCACTTTGACGACTGGCATTACGACAAGGATCTGGACACGTACGTGCTCGATCTGAAGGAAGAGAAGCCCGCGCCTGCGTCGGACGCGCCGCATACGCCGACGACGACTGGATGA
- a CDS encoding cytochrome c oxidase subunit II: MMLAILAQSQDPSFYLPAQDSTFAAEYDWTWYFIYYISAFFTVGISLAAIYFAVKYRRTDKRLEGEHTHTHHTALEMTWTIIPLILVLAIFWFGFQGFMDKATPPRDTYDITVNSNRWSWTFIYPNGAITNTLYVPADRPVKLTLTSEDVIHSVFIPAFRVKMDAVPGRYNQMWFQANYDPGDRRVQPVLDELEGEFNGIVHPLYCAEYCGRRHSVMEADVVVLPMDQFRSAIAQLAEPTGTPAEIGQRLTQIHGCVQCHAFDEDATVATGPALYDFYGMPDGRPQTDGSTPAADAEYIRESILYPGRRITQGYRNEMPSFAGRLSDNEILAITEYLKSISTHYDGELMEYLPGQEPDEEANDEPAVDEPVEEANGDVEDDADDQDADVEADDEDSNEVEADSEEEMVETAA; this comes from the coding sequence ATGATGCTCGCCATCCTGGCTCAATCACAAGACCCTTCGTTTTACCTGCCGGCGCAGGACTCGACCTTCGCGGCCGAGTATGACTGGACGTGGTATTTCATTTACTACATCAGCGCGTTTTTTACCGTGGGCATTTCGCTCGCGGCGATCTACTTCGCGGTGAAGTATCGGCGAACCGACAAACGGCTGGAAGGCGAGCACACGCATACGCATCACACGGCGTTGGAGATGACGTGGACGATCATCCCGCTGATCCTGGTGCTGGCGATTTTCTGGTTCGGCTTCCAGGGGTTTATGGACAAGGCGACCCCGCCACGCGATACGTATGACATCACGGTGAATTCGAATCGCTGGAGCTGGACGTTTATCTATCCCAATGGTGCGATCACGAACACGCTTTACGTGCCCGCCGATCGGCCGGTGAAGTTGACGCTGACGAGTGAGGATGTGATTCACAGCGTGTTCATTCCGGCGTTTCGCGTGAAGATGGACGCGGTGCCGGGGCGGTATAACCAGATGTGGTTCCAGGCGAACTACGATCCGGGCGACCGCCGAGTGCAGCCGGTGCTGGACGAGTTGGAAGGCGAGTTCAACGGCATTGTGCATCCGCTGTACTGTGCGGAGTATTGCGGGCGTCGGCACTCTGTGATGGAGGCGGACGTGGTGGTGCTGCCGATGGATCAGTTCCGTTCGGCGATCGCTCAGTTGGCCGAGCCGACCGGTACGCCGGCGGAGATTGGTCAGCGGCTGACGCAGATTCATGGCTGCGTGCAGTGTCACGCGTTTGATGAGGATGCGACGGTGGCGACGGGGCCGGCGTTGTATGATTTTTACGGGATGCCGGACGGTCGGCCGCAGACGGACGGCAGCACGCCGGCGGCGGATGCGGAATACATTCGCGAGTCGATCCTGTACCCCGGCAGGCGGATCACGCAGGGCTATCGCAACGAGATGCCGTCGTTCGCGGGTCGGCTGAGCGACAACGAGATCCTCGCGATCACGGAGTATCTCAAGTCGATCAGCACGCATTACGACGGTGAGTTGATGGAGTACCTGCCCGGCCAGGAGCCGGACGAAGAAGCCAACGACGAGCCGGCTGTGGATGAGCCGGTAGAAGAAGCCAATGGCGACGTCGAAGACGACGCTGATGATCAAGACGCCGACGTTGAGGCGGACGACGAAGACAGCAACGAAGTCGAAGCAGACAGCGAAGAAGAAATGGTGGAAACGGCAGCGTGA
- a CDS encoding SCO family protein, producing the protein MIKCRTRQSDDRFGGLLVWLTAVVVVFAVGSGAWAQMVPAPPKLDLEGGGRGTAEAETRDLDLVEKLGDRVPLDATLVDETGQTVRLGDYFDADRPVILNLAYYGCPMLCGQMIRGLGTSLRELENRDGWVPGQDYEVVTISFDPTESSAMAAEAKKQAMRMLNDEQAAAGWHFLTGEDADVRAIAEAVGFPYRWSERAQQYVHPAAIMLLTPDGRVSRYLYGVSYPTTTLRLSLVESSEGKVGSTMDRVLLYCFAFDESRGEYTLVAMNLMRLAGAMTVVVLLIAIGVMTVRGMQRQAQFDKPTDNDEHG; encoded by the coding sequence ATGATTAAATGCAGGACACGACAATCTGACGATCGCTTCGGCGGGCTGCTGGTGTGGCTTACGGCGGTGGTTGTGGTGTTTGCTGTGGGATCGGGGGCGTGGGCACAGATGGTGCCGGCGCCGCCGAAGCTGGACCTGGAAGGCGGCGGTCGTGGGACGGCCGAGGCGGAGACGCGCGATCTGGACCTGGTGGAGAAGCTGGGCGACCGCGTGCCGCTGGACGCGACGCTGGTGGATGAGACCGGGCAGACGGTTCGGCTGGGCGACTATTTTGACGCCGATCGGCCGGTGATTCTGAACCTGGCGTACTACGGCTGCCCGATGCTTTGCGGTCAGATGATTCGCGGGCTGGGCACGTCGCTGCGTGAGTTGGAAAATCGCGACGGCTGGGTGCCGGGGCAGGACTACGAGGTCGTGACGATCAGTTTTGATCCGACCGAGAGTTCGGCGATGGCGGCCGAGGCGAAGAAGCAGGCGATGCGCATGCTCAATGATGAGCAGGCGGCGGCGGGCTGGCATTTCCTCACGGGCGAAGACGCGGACGTGCGTGCGATCGCCGAGGCGGTGGGCTTTCCGTATCGCTGGTCGGAGCGGGCGCAGCAGTATGTGCACCCGGCTGCGATCATGTTGCTAACGCCGGACGGCCGGGTGTCGCGATACCTGTACGGCGTTTCGTATCCGACGACGACGCTTCGGCTTTCGCTGGTGGAAAGCTCGGAGGGCAAGGTTGGCTCGACGATGGACCGCGTGTTGCTGTACTGCTTCGCGTTTGACGAATCGCGCGGCGAGTACACGCTGGTGGCGATGAACCTGATGCGGCTGGCGGGCGCGATGACGGTGGTCGTGCTGCTGATCGCGATTGGCGTGATGACGGTGCGCGGCATGCAGCGCCAAGCACAGTTTGATAAACCGACAGACAACGACGAACACGGATAA
- a CDS encoding cytochrome c, which translates to MARDVNNPNDASNGKQARLPSVIDKSFHLPRPPFWLIALLLISVVASWIPLSLIALSRVTLSERRPIELFQGMGDQPSYRAQSVNPLFEDNRAMRPPVPGTVGYGRTIGRPDPDELRESDHYYRGYQLVQNGDGEWEPEFFEGLPPEIEVNAGLMQRGRERYDIYCYPCHGMDGAGDGPINERAQRLMAAGPAQSAGTSWAPASDLHARDENTGGLQFGPELFPDGELFSVITHGIRNMPGYAQQIDVADRWAIVAYVRALQLSQDVPADELTPEQLERLRAGE; encoded by the coding sequence ATGGCACGAGACGTGAACAACCCCAACGACGCATCGAACGGCAAGCAGGCTCGCCTGCCGTCGGTGATCGACAAGAGCTTTCACCTGCCGCGGCCGCCGTTCTGGCTGATCGCGTTGCTGTTGATCAGCGTGGTGGCGTCGTGGATTCCGCTGTCGTTGATTGCGCTGTCGCGGGTGACGTTGTCCGAGCGTCGGCCGATTGAGTTGTTTCAGGGAATGGGCGATCAGCCGAGCTATCGGGCGCAGTCGGTGAACCCGCTGTTTGAAGATAACCGTGCGATGCGTCCGCCCGTGCCGGGCACGGTGGGCTACGGCCGAACGATCGGTCGGCCGGACCCGGACGAGCTTCGCGAAAGCGATCACTACTACCGCGGCTATCAGCTCGTGCAAAATGGTGATGGCGAATGGGAGCCGGAGTTTTTCGAAGGGCTTCCGCCGGAGATTGAAGTGAACGCCGGGCTGATGCAGCGCGGGCGTGAACGGTATGACATTTACTGCTATCCGTGTCACGGCATGGACGGCGCGGGCGACGGGCCGATCAACGAGCGGGCGCAGCGGCTGATGGCGGCGGGGCCTGCGCAGTCGGCGGGGACGAGCTGGGCCCCGGCGTCGGACCTGCATGCTCGCGATGAGAATACGGGTGGCCTTCAGTTCGGGCCGGAGCTGTTTCCGGATGGCGAGTTGTTCAGCGTGATCACGCATGGCATACGCAACATGCCGGGTTACGCGCAGCAGATTGACGTGGCGGACCGGTGGGCGATTGTGGCGTACGTACGTGCGTTGCAGCTCAGCCAGGACGTGCCCGCGGATGAATTGACGCCGGAGCAGCTCGAACGGCTGCGGGCGGGGGAATGA
- a CDS encoding DUF3341 domain-containing protein, producing MTQANIHTLETPETGELEQEEVYALLAEFEDVDGVKSAAHALKGEGYRLFDVHSPFPIHGLDHDLNITPTILPWIVLGGGLTGMAAGLVLTIWTQSIDYPFLVSGKPLNSMPAWIPIVFELTILLSAFGAVFGMLVLNKLPLLSQPLLQNERFRRATDDRFFITVLTTDKHYDRQGTAEFLEKQGAAAVEAVTF from the coding sequence ATGACGCAAGCCAATATCCATACCCTCGAAACGCCTGAGACTGGCGAACTGGAGCAGGAGGAGGTTTACGCCCTGCTCGCGGAGTTCGAAGATGTCGACGGTGTGAAGTCTGCCGCTCATGCACTGAAGGGCGAAGGCTATCGGTTGTTCGACGTGCACAGTCCGTTTCCGATTCACGGACTGGACCACGATCTGAACATCACGCCGACGATTCTGCCTTGGATCGTGCTCGGCGGCGGTCTGACGGGGATGGCGGCGGGCCTTGTGCTGACGATCTGGACGCAGTCGATTGACTACCCGTTCCTGGTGTCGGGCAAGCCGTTGAACTCGATGCCTGCGTGGATTCCGATTGTGTTTGAGTTGACGATTCTGCTGTCGGCGTTCGGCGCGGTGTTCGGCATGCTGGTGTTGAACAAGCTGCCGCTGCTGAGTCAGCCGTTGTTGCAAAACGAGCGGTTCCGCCGCGCGACGGACGACCGTTTTTTCATCACCGTGCTGACGACGGACAAGCATTACGACCGTCAGGGCACGGCCGAGTTCCTCGAAAAGCAAGGCGCCGCCGCGGTGGAAGCGGTGACGTTCTGA
- the nrfD gene encoding NrfD/PsrC family molybdoenzyme membrane anchor subunit has protein sequence MATIRSDSLIDVPAQNTGDDPRERAALVVGANDFSTVTEKVSRIAETRPQFWWWIALLISLSLVGLLKGCLLYLVTTGVGVWGNNQPVGWAFDIINFVFWVGIGHAGTLISAILFLFRQNWRTSINRFAEAMTIFAVTCAGLFPAVHIGRPWLAYWLFPIPNQMDMWPQFRSPLLWDVFAVSTYATVSALFWYVGMIPDLATLRDRAKNRIAQMAYGAASLGWTGSMRQWHRYEKAYLLLAALATPLVLSVHSVVSFDFAVSQLPGWHTTIFPPYFVAGAIFGGFAMVITLALPARHLFGLEDFITARHMENMAKVMLGTGMIVAYAYAVEFFVAWYSGHHFEQYAFLNRPFGPYAWAFWTMIFCNIVGPQILWFKWCRLNPWTLLFAAMCVNVGMWFERFVIIVTSLHRDFLPSSWAMYWPTWVDMGMLLGSFGLFFTLFLLFCKFLPMVAMAEVKTVMPQAHANGHADYRATLGDEATGREDE, from the coding sequence ATGGCGACGATTCGCAGCGACAGCCTGATTGACGTGCCGGCCCAGAACACCGGTGATGACCCGCGCGAGCGGGCCGCGCTGGTTGTGGGCGCGAACGATTTCAGCACGGTGACCGAGAAGGTCAGCCGTATTGCTGAAACCCGTCCGCAGTTCTGGTGGTGGATCGCCCTGCTGATCTCACTGAGTCTGGTGGGCCTGCTGAAAGGCTGCCTGCTTTACCTGGTGACCACGGGCGTTGGGGTGTGGGGCAATAACCAGCCGGTCGGCTGGGCGTTCGACATCATCAACTTCGTGTTCTGGGTGGGCATCGGCCACGCGGGCACGCTGATCTCCGCCATTTTGTTCCTGTTCCGGCAGAACTGGCGAACGAGCATCAACCGTTTCGCCGAGGCGATGACGATCTTCGCGGTCACGTGTGCGGGCCTGTTCCCGGCGGTGCATATCGGTCGGCCGTGGCTTGCGTACTGGCTGTTCCCGATTCCGAACCAGATGGACATGTGGCCGCAGTTCCGCAGCCCGCTGCTGTGGGACGTGTTCGCGGTGAGCACTTACGCAACCGTGTCGGCGCTGTTCTGGTACGTGGGCATGATTCCCGACCTTGCGACGCTTCGCGACCGTGCGAAAAACCGCATCGCGCAGATGGCGTACGGCGCTGCGAGCCTGGGGTGGACCGGGTCGATGCGGCAGTGGCATCGTTATGAGAAGGCGTACCTGCTGCTGGCAGCGCTGGCGACGCCGCTGGTGCTTTCGGTGCACTCGGTCGTGTCGTTCGACTTCGCGGTGTCGCAGCTTCCGGGTTGGCATACGACGATCTTCCCGCCTTACTTTGTCGCGGGTGCGATCTTCGGCGGGTTTGCGATGGTGATCACGCTCGCGTTGCCGGCGCGTCACCTGTTCGGGCTTGAGGATTTCATCACGGCCAGGCATATGGAGAACATGGCCAAGGTCATGCTCGGCACGGGGATGATCGTCGCGTACGCGTACGCTGTGGAGTTCTTTGTCGCCTGGTATTCGGGGCATCATTTTGAGCAGTACGCGTTTTTGAATCGTCCGTTCGGGCCTTATGCGTGGGCGTTCTGGACGATGATTTTCTGCAATATCGTGGGTCCGCAGATTCTGTGGTTCAAGTGGTGTCGTTTGAATCCGTGGACGCTGCTGTTCGCGGCGATGTGCGTGAACGTGGGCATGTGGTTCGAGCGGTTCGTGATCATCGTGACCAGCCTGCACCGCGACTTCCTGCCGTCGAGCTGGGCGATGTACTGGCCGACGTGGGTTGACATGGGCATGCTGCTGGGCAGCTTCGGTCTGTTCTTCACGCTGTTCCTGCTGTTCTGCAAGTTCCTGCCGATGGTGGCGATGGCGGAAGTGAAGACGGTGATGCCGCAGGCCCACGCCAACGGTCATGCCGACTATCGTGCGACGCTCGGTGATGAAGCGACCGGCCGCGAGGACGAGTGA